From Desulforhopalus sp., one genomic window encodes:
- a CDS encoding alpha/beta hydrolase — MGKKIILVHGLGGTSERTWGRFPDFLKLDQDIDSTIISYGYDSPNLITQVLKRAPSILNIADGLFTDLKTQCDLENDEIILAGHSLGGLIVKKLLLRMKDKQIKHNIKKVCFFDVPHDGSGYANVGQYIAFRNRHLKSLCRDSSELDELNDRWVDSGLDNAFDIISIIAANDDIVSSSSSKSIFRYHRVETINRVNHKTIVKPDSPESPVYVVFKRFILERSTINRFKNNASRDLNDWKRIERNHNFEFVSDEHRDNDLESLIESLGLDKCIVRLSGASGLGKTRLLLEAIERSTLIDESCVLVFDAPGYEKDIRESVRSCVESNVHGLAVIENCSVDLHNDLAKEIHKMDNLLKVVTVAYSHDQVDDSIHIKLSPLSDDAIINVLSPILVGLAHSDVDRVARFAQGYPLMATLIAEQYQKEGRLLGLISNNSVVRKLIEGDEGVSSEEKEVLSACSLFDVFGTTEGTAREEAKFIAENVAGSSLKTFDRVLVNFHKRQVINRAGRYARVVPKPLAITLASIWWQETSCDRQKKLIDDLPDTLMQSFCIQAAYLDSQPDVQRFSERLFGGESPFVLAEELLTERGSRLFRAFVEVNPETTSSALYNCLNGLTHNELVEISGDTRRNLVWGLEKLCFRASVFEKSAWCMLLLASAENETWSNNSTGLFAQLFRVHLSGTEAGPTLRFDLLQKALDLKQEIIDMVVLEALGHAIDTYGGTRTIGAEYQGTKAPLEEWRPVLWQDIFDYWQGAFNLLLRIIDRGEIQKEKILAEVGGSIRGFIGYGRVEMLDSAIRNIISVNGRYWPAALDSIKCTIEYDSEGLKQDAIDALNIWLELLKPNENDLAEKLKILVVNPPWEHRQGDDEFIDVAAQNAKSLAVEVVLELEALMPHLCLILEGDQKQAYAFGYQLSQSLECVKELIEKSFQQLLLIERKNPNFILGIFRGLYDKSPQKWQENIDSILANKELVFLYPDFICTGVVTKSHLDELFKLVRDGNVAPSRANILSYGRVTEGIDAAHMMDFCFSLAELNDGAIWYALHIIYMYCYGNKGSVEILKEQLKKFLASVPLDETQHRTSTDAHQWKDLVQKLLKEHDEQFSIALLNKIIEESKKGIGFSTMSHYVKPILFELMRDYGDILWPIFGDAVVNSERLERYHLQSLLNSIDRFSKENPSVLSVLSVGSVMLWCGQRPDIGPVFVSDCVNIFDMVSDKLEPSALFLELLIQYGDNERVASALGANMGTRSWSGSLVPYLEADKEALLPLLEHDNRNVRSWVKERVSLIDRQILYESKRDEEEKMGRY; from the coding sequence ATGGGAAAGAAAATCATACTGGTTCACGGATTAGGAGGGACCTCTGAGAGAACTTGGGGCAGGTTTCCTGATTTTCTTAAATTAGATCAAGATATTGACTCGACTATTATCTCATATGGATATGATTCGCCGAATTTGATCACTCAGGTCTTAAAACGTGCTCCGAGCATTCTTAATATTGCTGATGGCCTGTTTACTGATCTAAAGACTCAGTGTGATCTAGAGAATGATGAAATAATACTAGCAGGACATAGTTTAGGTGGTCTGATTGTTAAAAAGCTCTTGTTACGTATGAAAGATAAACAAATTAAACATAACATCAAAAAAGTGTGCTTCTTTGATGTTCCCCATGATGGATCAGGCTACGCGAACGTGGGTCAGTATATTGCCTTTAGGAATCGGCACCTAAAGAGTCTGTGTCGTGATTCAAGTGAATTGGATGAGCTAAATGATCGATGGGTTGATAGTGGTCTTGATAATGCTTTTGATATCATAAGCATTATTGCCGCAAATGATGACATAGTTTCTTCATCAAGTTCTAAAAGTATCTTTAGATATCATCGGGTAGAAACAATAAACAGGGTAAATCATAAAACCATTGTTAAACCAGATAGCCCTGAATCCCCGGTTTATGTTGTGTTTAAAAGATTTATTTTAGAGAGAAGCACAATTAACCGCTTCAAAAATAATGCTTCTAGGGACCTAAATGATTGGAAAAGAATCGAAAGAAATCATAATTTTGAATTCGTTAGTGACGAACACAGAGACAACGACCTCGAATCTCTAATTGAATCACTTGGTTTAGACAAGTGTATAGTAAGGCTTTCTGGTGCTTCAGGTTTAGGCAAAACTCGCCTTCTTCTTGAGGCCATTGAGAGATCAACTTTAATTGATGAATCTTGTGTCCTAGTTTTTGATGCACCAGGATATGAAAAAGATATCAGGGAAAGTGTACGTAGTTGCGTAGAAAGTAATGTTCACGGCTTGGCTGTAATTGAGAATTGCAGTGTGGATCTCCATAATGATTTAGCGAAAGAAATTCATAAAATGGATAATTTATTGAAGGTTGTCACAGTAGCTTACTCTCATGATCAAGTTGACGACTCTATTCATATAAAACTGTCTCCATTGTCTGATGATGCTATTATAAACGTTTTATCCCCAATTTTAGTGGGTCTCGCTCATAGCGATGTGGATCGCGTAGCTCGTTTTGCCCAAGGTTATCCATTGATGGCTACCCTAATTGCAGAGCAATATCAAAAAGAAGGTAGGTTGCTGGGATTAATATCAAATAATTCAGTTGTCAGGAAATTGATTGAAGGTGATGAAGGAGTGTCAAGCGAGGAAAAGGAGGTTTTGTCTGCATGTTCACTATTTGATGTCTTTGGTACCACTGAAGGAACAGCCAGGGAAGAAGCGAAATTTATTGCTGAAAATGTAGCTGGATCTTCATTGAAAACTTTTGATCGTGTCCTGGTAAACTTCCATAAGCGACAGGTCATTAATCGAGCTGGTAGGTACGCAAGAGTTGTTCCCAAACCTTTGGCAATTACACTAGCCTCTATATGGTGGCAAGAGACTTCGTGTGATCGGCAAAAAAAGCTAATTGATGATTTGCCTGATACCTTGATGCAGAGTTTTTGTATTCAGGCAGCCTACTTAGATTCTCAGCCAGATGTTCAAAGATTTTCTGAAAGATTATTTGGTGGCGAAAGCCCTTTTGTCTTAGCGGAAGAGTTGCTTACAGAGAGGGGTTCAAGACTCTTCCGCGCATTTGTTGAGGTGAACCCTGAAACGACTAGTTCTGCACTTTATAATTGTCTAAATGGATTGACGCATAATGAGTTGGTGGAAATTTCTGGAGATACGAGAAGAAATTTAGTGTGGGGGCTTGAAAAATTGTGTTTCCGCGCAAGTGTTTTTGAGAAGTCGGCTTGGTGCATGTTGCTACTGGCATCAGCTGAAAATGAGACATGGAGTAATAATTCTACAGGGTTGTTTGCTCAATTATTCAGAGTTCATTTATCTGGAACTGAAGCTGGCCCAACTCTCAGATTTGATCTTTTGCAAAAAGCTCTTGATTTAAAACAAGAGATTATCGACATGGTTGTTCTTGAAGCTCTAGGCCATGCAATCGATACTTACGGTGGAACACGAACAATTGGCGCAGAATATCAAGGGACAAAAGCCCCTTTGGAAGAATGGCGGCCTGTGCTTTGGCAAGATATTTTCGATTACTGGCAAGGGGCTTTTAATCTGTTACTTCGCATAATTGATAGGGGGGAAATTCAGAAAGAAAAAATTCTCGCTGAAGTTGGAGGGTCCATTAGAGGCTTTATTGGTTACGGTCGTGTTGAAATGTTGGATTCAGCAATTAGGAATATCATATCAGTCAATGGGCGATATTGGCCTGCAGCTTTAGATAGTATTAAGTGCACTATTGAATATGATTCAGAAGGGTTGAAGCAGGATGCAATTGATGCGTTAAACATTTGGCTGGAATTGCTTAAACCAAATGAAAATGATTTAGCCGAGAAGCTAAAAATATTGGTAGTTAACCCCCCATGGGAACATCGTCAGGGAGATGATGAGTTTATAGATGTTGCTGCTCAAAATGCAAAATCGTTGGCAGTCGAAGTGGTCTTAGAGCTTGAAGCACTAATGCCTCATTTGTGTTTGATATTAGAAGGTGATCAAAAACAAGCGTATGCATTTGGTTATCAGCTAAGTCAATCATTGGAGTGTGTAAAAGAACTTATTGAAAAATCATTTCAACAATTACTGCTTATTGAACGTAAAAACCCTAATTTTATTTTAGGTATATTTCGTGGGTTGTACGATAAATCTCCTCAGAAATGGCAAGAGAACATAGATTCTATATTGGCTAACAAAGAACTTGTTTTTCTCTATCCAGATTTTATTTGTACTGGTGTGGTGACGAAAAGCCATTTAGATGAGCTGTTTAAATTGGTGAGAGATGGCAATGTTGCTCCGAGCAGAGCTAATATCTTAAGTTATGGTCGAGTTACTGAGGGTATTGATGCAGCGCACATGATGGACTTTTGCTTTTCTTTAGCGGAACTTAATGATGGAGCAATTTGGTATGCGTTGCATATTATTTACATGTATTGCTATGGGAATAAAGGTAGCGTAGAAATTTTAAAAGAGCAGTTAAAAAAATTTTTAGCAAGTGTACCTTTGGACGAAACACAACACCGAACATCAACCGACGCACATCAATGGAAAGATTTAGTTCAAAAATTGCTGAAAGAACATGATGAACAATTTTCAATAGCGCTATTAAATAAGATTATTGAGGAAAGCAAAAAAGGGATAGGATTCAGTACAATGTCTCATTATGTCAAACCGATACTATTTGAATTGATGAGAGATTATGGTGATATATTGTGGCCCATATTTGGTGATGCTGTTGTCAATTCAGAGAGGTTGGAAAGATATCATCTTCAATCATTACTCAATAGTATAGATAGATTCTCAAAAGAAAATCCTAGCGTGTTGTCAGTGTTGTCAGTTGGTAGTGTTATGTTATGGTGCGGGCAGCGACCTGATATTGGTCCGGTTTTTGTTTCTGACTGTGTGAATATTTTTGATATGGTCTCTGATAAATTAGAACCATCTGCTTTGTTTTTAGAACTACTAATACAATATGGTGATAATGAACGTGTAGCAAGTGCACTTGGGGCAAATATGGGCACAAGATCATGGTCAGGTTCTTTAGTTCCATATCTGGAGGCAGACAAGGAAGCACTTCTTCCACTACTAGAACATGATAACAGAAATGTTAGAAGCTGGGTAAAGGAGAGAGTTTCCCTTATTGATAGACAGATCCTTTATGAATCTAAGAGAGATGAAGAAGAAAAAATGGGTCGCTATTAA
- a CDS encoding site-specific integrase — protein MQNQPKKTNQITGPNNIHSIEVVAKDFPDLLSFWVEVYFRYEVTTSERSQKEQRRDLNIFLQYMDGEVGNTFRSSWTPRLSADFIRYMQAELNADSGKRRWGDRVINRTLAHLKSFARWVHKWRSFELGEPMAKIRMVPVASLLDIEKALTKSERRDLLDAADLLVVSGGLSRNRRLYKNDSIREKRKGYRAFRNRAIVYSLIETGMRRTAVVKLNLDDVDFENRSLKVLEKGGITHSYKISREGLQAIRDYLEREREGDSEKWQNPALFLSARTTAHGDGRLQSKAVNEVWNQICEKAGVKGKTPHSARHAMGRHIIEKTGNVAAVQRQLGHKNPVYSMQYSRITAAELDQVINDR, from the coding sequence ATGCAAAACCAGCCAAAGAAAACCAACCAAATCACCGGACCAAACAATATTCATAGCATTGAGGTGGTTGCAAAGGACTTTCCGGATCTTCTCTCCTTCTGGGTGGAGGTCTATTTCCGTTATGAGGTGACTACCAGCGAAAGGTCACAGAAAGAGCAGCGAAGAGATCTGAATATTTTTCTGCAGTATATGGATGGTGAAGTTGGCAATACTTTCCGCAGTTCCTGGACTCCGCGTTTGTCTGCTGATTTTATTCGGTACATGCAGGCTGAACTGAATGCTGATAGTGGTAAACGGCGATGGGGTGATAGAGTTATCAACCGGACTTTGGCTCATTTGAAATCTTTTGCAAGATGGGTTCATAAATGGCGATCTTTCGAGTTGGGTGAGCCTATGGCAAAGATCCGGATGGTTCCAGTTGCTTCGTTATTGGATATTGAAAAGGCTTTGACCAAGAGTGAACGGAGGGATCTGCTGGACGCTGCAGATTTATTGGTTGTTTCTGGTGGTTTGTCCAGAAACAGAAGGCTCTATAAAAACGATTCGATTCGTGAAAAACGAAAAGGGTACCGGGCATTTAGGAATCGTGCTATTGTTTATTCCTTGATTGAAACGGGCATGCGTCGAACCGCTGTGGTGAAATTGAATCTGGATGATGTGGATTTTGAGAACCGATCCTTAAAAGTGTTGGAGAAAGGCGGGATCACTCATTCCTATAAGATCAGTCGTGAGGGGTTACAGGCAATCCGAGACTACCTTGAACGTGAAAGGGAAGGAGATTCTGAGAAATGGCAGAATCCTGCATTGTTCCTATCTGCTCGGACTACTGCTCATGGTGATGGTCGTTTACAGTCAAAAGCGGTAAACGAGGTCTGGAACCAGATTTGTGAAAAGGCCGGTGTGAAAGGGAAAACACCTCATAGCGCTCGACATGCTATGGGACGACACATTATTGAGAAAACGGGTAATGTGGCAGCGGTACAGAGACAATTGGGACACAAAAATCCGGTTTATTCCATGCAATATTCTCGAATCACCGCTGCTGAATTAGATCAGGTGATTAATGACCGATGA
- a CDS encoding integration host factor subunit beta, with the protein MNKSDLIDALAQDQKLPVKTAESIITTVLDSITETLVHGDNVEIRGFGSFTVREYKSYDGRNPKSGKVIVVQPKKLPFFKVGKELREAVDQLKP; encoded by the coding sequence ATGAACAAATCAGATCTGATAGATGCTCTTGCACAGGACCAGAAGCTACCCGTAAAAACCGCTGAATCTATTATTACTACTGTCTTGGATTCGATTACAGAGACACTGGTTCACGGCGACAACGTCGAAATCAGAGGGTTTGGTAGTTTTACTGTGAGGGAGTACAAATCCTATGACGGCAGGAACCCTAAGAGTGGCAAAGTAATTGTAGTTCAACCGAAAAAGCTGCCTTTCTTTAAGGTGGGCAAAGAACTTCGTGAAGCTGTTGATCAATTAAAACCCTGA
- a CDS encoding DUF3786 domain-containing protein, translated as MALSVIDLYRDVLAKTNCRDCGFPTCLAFAGKVVSEKHPLRNCPHIAPDLLARCEIELAEQYAQGKWLRRDMAEDALQWAKSRAASLAIEDLPARIGGELIQIGTETALRLPYFNGYLHILATSITRPDGEELTRYEQVFILNHLAQGGSRQPSGKWKGFIEFPNTVSKVVTMKKVVEDPLIERFSGKKEELRERALTLGALPMSANEGSADVAVVFTPLPRIPVALLFWDAIPSDDFQSQAKLMFDETVLEHLDIESIVFLSERLKQLLCE; from the coding sequence ATGGCGCTTTCCGTTATCGATTTATATCGAGACGTGCTGGCCAAAACCAACTGTCGCGATTGTGGTTTTCCAACCTGTCTTGCCTTTGCCGGAAAGGTTGTATCAGAAAAGCATCCTCTTCGGAACTGTCCCCATATCGCCCCTGACCTCTTGGCTCGCTGTGAGATCGAACTGGCCGAACAGTATGCGCAGGGGAAATGGTTACGACGAGATATGGCTGAAGATGCCTTGCAATGGGCGAAGAGTCGAGCTGCATCACTCGCTATCGAGGACCTTCCTGCTCGAATTGGCGGTGAACTTATTCAGATTGGAACAGAAACAGCACTCAGACTTCCATATTTTAACGGGTATCTTCACATTCTTGCAACTTCAATAACCAGGCCTGATGGCGAAGAATTGACCAGATACGAACAAGTATTCATCCTCAACCATCTGGCCCAAGGCGGTAGCAGGCAACCGAGCGGTAAATGGAAGGGTTTTATCGAGTTTCCAAACACCGTCTCAAAAGTGGTCACAATGAAGAAGGTAGTGGAAGATCCGCTGATTGAGAGATTCTCTGGCAAAAAGGAAGAACTACGCGAGCGAGCTCTGACTCTTGGCGCTTTACCAATGTCAGCAAATGAAGGCTCGGCTGATGTTGCAGTTGTTTTTACCCCTCTCCCAAGAATTCCAGTAGCCCTGTTGTTTTGGGATGCAATTCCCAGTGATGACTTTCAGTCTCAGGCGAAGCTGATGTTTGATGAGACGGTGCTCGAACATCTTGATATCGAGTCAATCGTCTTTCTGAGTGAACGGCTGAAACAATTGCTGTGCGAGTAA
- a CDS encoding AAA family ATPase: MIIDSLKIRNYKGAREVELNDMSSKCLFVGENGAGKSSILNAIGLIFGIPPSTGGLIFAGRQAYSEEVHKKYNVSIQCSFTDGKSFNLGEKYTYYKQGDHKNIKWFSVGYNNVRLEPSSVAIPELKRKYDDKIIQKLSELIDINIISDSSSDILRFGYGKKAFFEKDLSEGNKKYAYMLARLEVYREVYPHATINLIVDSPETHLHPSLLEKYIQRLQRIVFPDYGPPGQFICATHSPILLSILDDYEIYRISKYRGGNQYLGKNPSNRRLSYLDLVGDNLLKSITIDLLETQNDPQFSRFLKECLDDYTVQGEAPKGDSQRLQITSCLASKIGKKLRILDYGAGVGRNMFAIFESLGHHFKKLEYVAYEPEKENFAKLEKLAKETKQKRLYVTDNVENIKDRKFDIVLMSNVLHEIDVKDIVTCLGFIHSALKRKGLLIVQEHQLLAGEPGYLLFNDEELFQIFKTGGSPAESTKSGIDLSFYCVNKPNWNQVPNVDDVITALEMVTTRCKNDIMELRLQSKKRKLSRQEVLKNAFLYGLHVNASLAIDALKC, translated from the coding sequence ATGATAATAGATTCCTTGAAGATTAGAAATTATAAAGGGGCCAGAGAAGTAGAACTTAATGATATGTCTAGTAAATGTCTATTCGTAGGGGAAAATGGCGCTGGTAAGTCTTCTATCCTAAATGCTATAGGGCTTATATTTGGTATTCCACCCTCTACAGGTGGGTTGATATTCGCCGGACGACAAGCCTACTCTGAGGAGGTGCACAAAAAATACAATGTATCAATACAATGTTCTTTTACAGATGGGAAAAGTTTTAATCTCGGTGAAAAGTACACTTACTATAAGCAAGGTGATCACAAAAATATCAAATGGTTTTCTGTTGGTTATAATAATGTAAGATTAGAGCCTAGTTCGGTAGCAATTCCCGAATTGAAAAGAAAATATGATGATAAAATTATCCAGAAATTATCAGAGTTAATCGATATTAACATAATAAGCGATTCATCGTCTGATATACTTCGATTTGGTTATGGTAAAAAAGCATTTTTTGAAAAAGATTTGTCTGAAGGGAATAAAAAATATGCCTATATGTTGGCACGGTTAGAGGTCTACAGAGAAGTATATCCCCATGCAACTATAAATCTTATTGTTGACTCGCCAGAAACTCACTTACACCCTTCGTTACTAGAAAAATATATACAAAGATTGCAAAGGATAGTTTTTCCAGACTATGGGCCGCCTGGGCAGTTCATATGTGCCACACATTCTCCGATTCTTTTGTCTATTCTAGATGATTATGAAATTTATAGAATAAGTAAATACAGAGGAGGTAATCAATATCTAGGAAAAAATCCTTCTAATCGAAGATTATCGTACTTAGACCTGGTCGGTGATAACTTATTAAAATCGATCACTATCGATTTGCTAGAAACTCAAAATGATCCTCAGTTTTCAAGATTTTTGAAGGAGTGCTTAGACGACTACACCGTTCAGGGGGAAGCGCCCAAAGGAGATTCACAAAGATTGCAAATCACCTCTTGTTTAGCATCCAAAATTGGCAAGAAGCTGAGGATTTTAGATTATGGAGCAGGTGTTGGAAGGAACATGTTTGCCATTTTTGAGTCTCTGGGGCATCACTTTAAGAAATTAGAATATGTGGCATATGAACCTGAGAAAGAAAATTTCGCAAAACTCGAAAAATTGGCCAAAGAGACGAAACAAAAAAGATTGTATGTAACGGATAATGTCGAAAACATAAAAGATAGAAAATTTGATATTGTATTGATGTCCAATGTCTTACATGAAATAGACGTCAAAGATATCGTGACATGTTTGGGATTTATACATTCAGCACTAAAGAGGAAGGGGTTATTGATTGTACAAGAACATCAGTTGTTAGCTGGAGAACCAGGATATTTGTTGTTTAATGACGAAGAGCTGTTTCAAATCTTTAAAACTGGAGGCTCACCTGCCGAATCCACCAAATCAGGTATAGATTTATCTTTCTATTGTGTTAATAAACCAAATTGGAACCAAGTTCCAAATGTAGATGATGTAATTACTGCTTTGGAAATGGTAACAACTAGGTGTAAAAATGATATCATGGAGCTTCGGTTGCAGTCAAAAAAGAGAAAACTCTCTAGGCAAGAAGTTTTGAAGAATGCTTTCTTGTATGGTTTGCATGTGAATGCATCATTAGCAATTGATGCATTAAAATGCTAA
- a CDS encoding OST-HTH/LOTUS domain-containing protein — protein sequence MSLEKSHQSAKDEVHRKIGRNMLMFQHMEQILKYMIAHGHIHGDVNTLEKNLKCRKDSVSRKTMGQLVGDFMENAHGEMIETEAPDESKVHMSFQFKVDCDEVYYDKRKKELAAIVAERNDLIHHLLPRFSLASIESCHEIEIYLDNQHEKLTREIEHIKSTLKSFDELRKRVVKYLTSDTWLGEVKLTELRQTRLVVWLGQIAEKAARSDGWAYLNTAGQVLQTQQPEELANIKKKYGYKSLKEIILAAELFDFMEEPTKKGGARVLYRLQEGWELSSSNNLLEGPK from the coding sequence ATGTCCTTAGAAAAATCTCACCAAAGCGCCAAAGACGAGGTCCATCGTAAAATTGGTCGTAACATGCTCATGTTTCAACACATGGAGCAAATACTAAAGTACATGATAGCCCATGGCCACATTCATGGAGATGTAAATACACTGGAAAAGAACCTGAAGTGTCGTAAAGATAGCGTGAGCAGGAAAACGATGGGGCAACTGGTTGGTGACTTCATGGAAAATGCTCATGGAGAAATGATCGAAACTGAAGCCCCAGATGAGAGTAAGGTACATATGTCATTTCAGTTCAAGGTTGATTGTGATGAGGTGTATTACGATAAAAGGAAGAAGGAACTCGCAGCAATAGTAGCTGAACGCAATGATCTCATTCACCACCTTTTGCCACGTTTTAGTCTTGCCTCAATTGAGAGTTGCCATGAGATAGAAATATATCTTGATAACCAACATGAAAAGCTAACCAGAGAAATTGAACATATCAAATCGACATTAAAATCCTTTGATGAACTGCGTAAGCGGGTAGTTAAATATCTGACGTCAGATACCTGGTTGGGTGAGGTGAAACTGACTGAATTACGACAAACCCGGCTAGTTGTTTGGTTGGGACAGATTGCAGAAAAAGCAGCAAGGAGTGATGGGTGGGCCTATTTGAATACTGCTGGTCAAGTGCTACAAACTCAACAACCTGAGGAATTGGCGAATATCAAAAAGAAGTATGGGTATAAATCGCTAAAAGAAATAATACTTGCTGCTGAATTGTTTGATTTCATGGAAGAACCAACTAAAAAGGGTGGTGCTCGTGTTCTTTATAGGTTGCAAGAAGGGTGGGAGTTGTCGAGTAGTAATAACTTACTTGAAGGGCCAAAATGA